In a single window of the Candidatus Poribacteria bacterium genome:
- a CDS encoding Gfo/Idh/MocA family oxidoreductase yields the protein MKENIIGIGIIGMGWMGMTHARAYRQIADRFHNSPLQPKLIICADDVAERTTEAKTRFGFERTTTDFRRVIEDEDIQIVNIAAPNSMHLEIVEAAATAGKHIFCEKPVGRNPAETKAIYAAAQRAGVLTGVGYNYRWAPVVQYARRLISEGKLGTLTHYRGRFFAGYASHPHAVLSWRFQKEIAGLGTLGDLISHVIDMGHFIVGDINSIVSQQETFIPERPVARAGTGTHFSLSADGKMETVTNEDYVGALVRFENGVRGTLEACRIINGPQCEMAFEVHGTDGALRWNFEQMNELEIYLPNEDGFPDGFTRILSGPRHPFHSDFNPGPGVGLGYDDLKTIEASQFLQAIYAGKQANPGFREAAAVADVQTAIQTSWKEERWISVEK from the coding sequence ATGAAAGAAAACATAATAGGCATCGGCATTATCGGCATGGGCTGGATGGGTATGACACATGCCCGCGCCTACCGCCAGATCGCAGACCGATTTCACAACAGTCCGCTTCAACCCAAACTCATCATCTGTGCCGATGATGTCGCCGAACGCACAACCGAGGCAAAAACACGCTTCGGATTTGAACGCACAACGACCGATTTTCGACGCGTCATAGAGGACGAAGATATCCAGATAGTCAATATCGCTGCACCAAATAGCATGCATCTTGAGATCGTTGAAGCAGCCGCGACCGCTGGGAAGCACATCTTCTGTGAGAAACCCGTCGGACGGAATCCTGCCGAAACGAAGGCTATCTACGCCGCCGCACAACGGGCAGGGGTCCTTACAGGTGTCGGTTATAACTACAGATGGGCACCCGTCGTCCAATACGCACGCCGATTGATTTCGGAGGGGAAACTCGGCACGCTCACCCACTATCGTGGTAGATTTTTTGCTGGCTACGCCAGTCATCCACACGCAGTACTTTCGTGGCGTTTTCAGAAAGAGATCGCAGGACTTGGCACCCTTGGCGACCTGATTTCCCACGTCATTGATATGGGACATTTTATCGTTGGAGACATCAACAGCATCGTCTCCCAGCAAGAGACCTTTATTCCAGAACGTCCCGTAGCAAGAGCAGGCACCGGCACACACTTCTCGCTCAGCGCAGATGGCAAAATGGAAACCGTTACGAACGAGGATTACGTCGGCGCGTTAGTCCGATTTGAAAACGGTGTCCGCGGTACACTTGAAGCCTGTAGAATTATTAACGGACCGCAGTGTGAAATGGCGTTTGAGGTACACGGCACAGACGGGGCTTTGCGCTGGAATTTTGAGCAGATGAACGAACTGGAAATCTACTTGCCTAACGAAGACGGTTTCCCTGACGGATTCACGCGCATATTGAGCGGTCCCCGCCATCCATTCCACAGCGATTTCAACCCCGGTCCCGGTGTTGGATTGGGCTATGACGACCTGAAAACGATTGAAGCCTCCCAGTTCTTACAAGCCATCTACGCAGGAAAACAAGCAAATCCGGGTTTCCGAGAAGCCGCCGCCGTTGCTGATGTACAGACTGCTATTCAAACCTCATGGAAGGAGGAGCGATGGATTTCTGTCGAAAAATAA